One stretch of Nicotiana tabacum cultivar K326 chromosome 18, ASM71507v2, whole genome shotgun sequence DNA includes these proteins:
- the LOC107813934 gene encoding xyloglucan endotransglucosylase protein 1-like gives MSSFSSKLVLALIVSAFAIAIAGTIDENFEITWGEGRAKMLNNGELLTLSLDKISGSGFQSKNEYLFGKIDMQLKLVPGNSAGTVTAYYLSSQGPTHDEIDFEFLGNLSGDPYTLHTNVFSQGKGNREQQFHLWFDPTADFHTYSILWNPQRIIFYVDGTPIREYKNAESIGVSYPKKQPMRIYSSLWNADDWATRGGLIKTDWSKAPFSASYRNFKSATSTSAATSNSWLNEELDNTSQERLKWVQKNYMVYNYCNDSKRFPQGFPADCAM, from the exons atgtcttctttttcttctaaattagTACTAGCTCTTATTGTTAGTGCTTTCGCTATTGCAATTGCGGGTACTATTGACGAAAATTTTGAAATTACATGGGGTGAAGGCAGAGCAAAGATGCTAAATAATGGAGAGCTTCTAACTCTATCACTTGACAAAATCTCAGGCTCAGGATTTCAATCCAAGAATGAATATCTCTTTGGTAAAATAGACATGCAACTCAAACTTGTCCCTGGAAATTCTGCTGGCACTGTCACTGCTTACTAT TTGTCATCACAAGGACCAACACATGATGAAATAGATTTTGAATTCTTGGGAAATCTAAGTGGTGATCCTTATACACTTCACACTAATGTATTTAGCCAAGGCAAAGGCAACAGAGAGCAACAATTCCATCTTTGGTTTGACCCTACTGCTGATTTCCACACTTATTCCATCCTCTGGAATCCACAACGCATCAT ATTTTATGTAGATGGAACACCAATTAGAGAATACAAGAATGCAGAATCAATTGGAGTATCATATCCAAAGAAGCAACCAATGAGAATATACTCAAGTCTATGGAATGCAGATGATTGGGCTACAAGAGGAGGACTTATTAAAACTGATTGGAGTAAAGCACCCTTTAGTGCTTCCTACAGAAACTTCAAATCTGCAACTTCAACCTCTGCAGCCACTAGCAATTCATGGTTGAATGAAGAGTTGGATAATACAAGTCAAGAAAGGCTGAAATGGGTGCAGAAAAATTATATGGTTTACAATTACTGCAATGATTCCAAGAGATTTCCACAGGGATTTCCTGCAGATTGTGCTATGTAA